One segment of Anatilimnocola aggregata DNA contains the following:
- a CDS encoding DUF1559 domain-containing protein has protein sequence MFLPLREHRRSAHFLHRANQQRAFTLVELLVVIAIIGVLVALLLPAVQAAREAARRMKCQNNLKQISLAWHNYHDTFQTLPPGCLHGNGLSWAVFILPFVEQKPLYEKFTFSAGDYNSPSATKNHLAMNKVAFYLCPSSVAQKMMLGSPNNVNPSDMITNPAGYPAGDYPPHTIHYFGNMGPLGASVGGGTYEQRGTATHGYISKEGVCASSDSTIPPYKLRDIQDGTAFTFMLGENSRHDQKYGSRFRSWVRGCATLNDEVCGCRNYVNGINVPTPAVSTQFNSIAMASHHPGVTNFGMCDGSIRSVSENIDLGVYKSTSSRGGGEPKTVD, from the coding sequence ATGTTTCTCCCTCTCCGGGAACATCGCCGTTCGGCGCATTTCCTTCACCGGGCTAATCAACAGCGGGCATTCACGCTCGTCGAACTGCTCGTGGTTATCGCCATCATTGGCGTGCTCGTCGCCTTGCTCCTCCCCGCGGTTCAGGCAGCCCGAGAAGCCGCCCGGCGGATGAAGTGCCAGAACAACCTCAAGCAGATTTCGCTGGCCTGGCATAATTATCACGACACCTTTCAGACCCTGCCGCCGGGCTGTTTGCACGGGAATGGCTTGAGTTGGGCAGTGTTTATTCTGCCCTTTGTGGAACAGAAGCCGCTCTACGAGAAGTTCACCTTTAGTGCCGGCGACTACAACTCCCCAAGTGCCACCAAAAACCATTTGGCGATGAACAAGGTCGCCTTTTACCTGTGTCCCAGTTCGGTCGCCCAAAAGATGATGCTCGGCAGCCCGAATAATGTGAACCCGTCGGACATGATTACGAATCCTGCTGGTTATCCGGCCGGAGATTATCCGCCCCATACGATTCACTATTTCGGCAACATGGGGCCGCTGGGAGCGAGCGTTGGCGGTGGCACTTACGAACAGCGGGGAACTGCCACACATGGCTATATCAGTAAAGAAGGCGTCTGTGCCTCCAGCGACAGTACCATTCCGCCCTACAAGCTGCGCGATATTCAAGATGGAACTGCGTTCACGTTCATGCTGGGCGAAAACTCGCGGCACGATCAAAAGTACGGCTCGCGTTTTCGCAGTTGGGTGCGTGGCTGTGCGACTTTGAACGACGAAGTGTGCGGCTGCCGTAATTACGTGAACGGCATTAACGTTCCCACTCCCGCGGTTTCCACGCAGTTCAACAGTATCGCCATGGCGAGCCACCATCCGGGCGTTACCAACTTCGGCATGTGCGATGGCTCGATCCGCTCGGTTTCTGAGAACATTGATTTAGGTGTCTACAAGTCCACATCCAGCCGCGGTGGCGGCGAGCCAAAGACTGTCGACTAA
- a CDS encoding DUF1559 family PulG-like putative transporter, protein MNVLRAKFRRTPAGFTLVELLVAIAIIGVLVALLLPAVQAAREAARRMKCQNNLKQLALGTHEFHEANGSLPTFFGIYPPVGNCGVRSGCNLAAPYGGWFLHLLPYVEQNNLHQNVADEVRVVPRNARITLSAPTGCRTVADRDYNGNHTRSYTSCDSPGTYEEHGIWVMSVRTTPFALLRCPSDPTAQKGVISNWGITSYLANYNAFDSGVRIPANQPLWTNPSRFSQITDGLSNTLLFAEGYAYCDGFPRIALHSWYYHNFGLDWYQTPNTTMFQTAPPAKTKLQCPPGRECCDNWRAQTPHIAMNAALADGSVRSVFREISQTTWDNALQPNDGNALSNDW, encoded by the coding sequence ATGAACGTGCTTCGGGCCAAGTTCCGCAGAACCCCGGCTGGTTTTACACTGGTCGAACTGCTGGTTGCCATCGCGATTATTGGCGTTCTCGTGGCACTGCTGTTGCCGGCTGTGCAGGCGGCCCGCGAAGCGGCACGGCGGATGAAGTGCCAGAACAACCTCAAGCAACTGGCCTTGGGCACACACGAATTCCACGAGGCGAACGGCAGCCTGCCCACGTTTTTCGGCATCTACCCACCTGTGGGTAACTGCGGCGTGCGCTCGGGCTGCAATTTGGCTGCCCCCTACGGCGGCTGGTTCCTGCACCTCCTGCCGTACGTCGAGCAGAACAACCTCCACCAAAACGTCGCCGACGAGGTGCGAGTCGTCCCGCGCAATGCCCGGATCACCCTGTCGGCTCCGACGGGTTGCCGGACGGTGGCAGACCGTGATTACAACGGCAACCATACTCGCAGCTACACTTCCTGCGACTCTCCGGGCACGTATGAAGAACACGGCATCTGGGTGATGTCTGTCCGGACGACGCCTTTCGCGCTGCTCCGCTGCCCGTCAGACCCGACGGCGCAAAAGGGGGTGATTTCGAACTGGGGAATCACCAGTTACCTAGCCAATTACAACGCCTTCGACAGTGGTGTCCGAATTCCCGCTAACCAGCCCCTGTGGACGAACCCCTCCCGCTTCAGCCAAATCACCGACGGCCTGTCGAACACCCTGCTGTTCGCCGAAGGCTATGCCTACTGCGACGGATTTCCGCGAATTGCTCTGCATTCGTGGTACTACCACAACTTCGGCCTCGACTGGTATCAGACGCCCAACACCACGATGTTTCAAACCGCGCCACCGGCCAAGACCAAGTTGCAGTGCCCGCCGGGGCGCGAGTGCTGCGACAACTGGCGCGCTCAAACACCGCATATCGCCATGAATGCTGCCCTGGCCGACGGCAGCGTCCGGTCGGTTTTTCGCGAGATCAGCCAAACGACTTGGGACAACGCCCTGCAGCCAAACGATGGCAACGCTTTGAGCAACGACTGGTAG